From the Terriglobales bacterium genome, the window CTGCGTATCGCGCAGGTCGGCCACCGACGCATGGCTGTGCTCGTAGCCCTCCACGATGGACTCCTCCCCGGGCTCGTAGCTGTAGGTGAGCCGCTGGTTGTCGGGGGTGAGCACCGCCACCAGCCGGTTCAGGGCATCGTACTCGAAGCGGGTCACCGCGCCGTCCACCGTGTGCTCGATCAGGTTGCCGTTGGGATCGCACTTACTGT encodes:
- a CDS encoding RHS repeat domain-containing protein; this translates as MNSKCDPNGNLIEHTVDGAVTRFEYDALNRLVAVLTPDNQRLTYSYEPGEESIVEGYEHSHASVADLRDTQESKGK